In Horticoccus luteus, the following proteins share a genomic window:
- a CDS encoding PfkB family carbohydrate kinase: MDFKTRTLQELRAARGMLASRRTLLGFDGFVDTIVTPVALRASQGENFTPFAGIAEFGQRIVGAAGKSTNIELYPRMDKLGGNGPIMANALLAQGARVTYVGALGEGTVHPVFADLAQHAEVISLCAPAHTVAAEFNDGKIMLGLMRSLDEITPEKISAVLGADGYRDALARSDLVALVNWTMIPNLTAVFTDLVERVLPQTPVRPGRLFFFDLCDPEKRSRADLAYALATIAKFEQFGRVTLGLNLKEAQQVHATLGFAPLTEAEEGLRQMAADIRQHLDLTTVVVHPKESAACATRDATHWVPGPYVAQPLITTGAGDHFNAGFTAGQLIGLSPESCLGVGVCTSGHYVRTARSPSHGDLETFLANWQ, encoded by the coding sequence ATGGACTTCAAGACCCGCACGCTTCAGGAACTGCGCGCCGCGCGCGGCATGCTCGCCTCGCGACGCACGCTGCTCGGCTTCGATGGCTTCGTCGACACCATCGTCACCCCCGTGGCGCTGCGGGCGAGCCAGGGCGAAAATTTCACGCCGTTCGCCGGCATCGCCGAATTCGGCCAGCGCATCGTCGGCGCGGCGGGCAAAAGCACCAACATCGAGCTCTATCCGCGCATGGATAAACTCGGCGGCAACGGTCCCATCATGGCCAACGCCCTTCTCGCCCAAGGCGCTCGCGTGACCTACGTCGGCGCGCTCGGCGAAGGCACCGTGCATCCCGTGTTTGCCGACCTCGCGCAACACGCCGAAGTCATCTCCCTCTGCGCCCCCGCCCACACCGTCGCCGCGGAATTCAACGACGGCAAAATCATGCTCGGCCTCATGCGCTCGCTCGACGAGATCACCCCGGAGAAAATCTCCGCCGTGCTCGGCGCCGACGGCTATCGCGACGCCCTCGCCCGCTCCGACCTCGTCGCCCTCGTCAACTGGACGATGATTCCCAACCTCACCGCCGTCTTTACCGACCTCGTGGAACGCGTCCTCCCGCAAACCCCCGTGCGCCCCGGCCGCCTCTTCTTCTTCGATCTCTGCGATCCCGAAAAACGCTCCCGCGCCGATCTTGCCTACGCCCTCGCCACGATCGCCAAGTTTGAACAATTCGGCCGCGTCACCCTCGGCCTCAACCTCAAGGAGGCGCAACAGGTTCACGCCACGCTCGGGTTTGCTCCGTTGACTGAGGCCGAAGAAGGCCTGCGCCAGATGGCCGCGGACATTCGCCAACACCTCGATCTGACGACTGTCGTCGTGCACCCGAAGGAATCCGCCGCCTGCGCGACCCGCGACGCCACGCACTGGGTTCCCGGCCCGTATGTCGCGCAACCGCTCATCACCACGGGCGCCGGCGATCATTTCAACGCCGGGTTTACCGCCGGCCAGCTCATCGGGCTTTCCCCGGAAAGTTGCCTCGGGGTTGGCGTCTGCACCAGTGGGCATTACGTGCGCACCGCCCGCAGTCCGAGCCACGGCGACCTCGAAACCTTCCTCGCCAACTGGCAATAA
- the tmk gene encoding dTMP kinase: MPLKQKPAGKLISFEGSEGSGKSTQLSRLAAHLQKAHHEVVTTREPGGTEIGEQIRNIIVHNSKGDEMCAETELLLFTAARAQLVREIIAPALIRGAIVLSDRFLDSSTVYQGIGRNLAADPVNQINRFAVGNVMPDMTIVIDVPTDVSLERIRQRASDLPDRMERENIDFYEKVREGYLVLAKGMPDRFVVIDGTLSADAIEKKVWHAVSERLASPAVLV; encoded by the coding sequence ATGCCTCTGAAACAGAAACCCGCCGGCAAACTCATCTCATTCGAAGGGTCCGAAGGCTCGGGCAAATCGACCCAGCTTTCCCGCCTCGCGGCGCATCTGCAGAAAGCGCATCACGAGGTTGTCACGACCCGCGAGCCCGGCGGCACCGAGATCGGTGAGCAGATCCGCAATATCATCGTCCATAATTCCAAAGGCGACGAAATGTGCGCGGAGACCGAGCTCCTCCTGTTCACCGCCGCCCGCGCCCAGCTCGTCCGCGAGATCATCGCGCCCGCTCTCATTCGCGGCGCCATCGTCCTCAGCGACCGCTTTCTCGATTCGTCCACCGTTTACCAAGGCATCGGTCGCAACCTCGCCGCCGATCCCGTCAACCAGATCAACCGCTTCGCCGTCGGCAACGTGATGCCCGACATGACCATTGTCATCGACGTGCCCACCGATGTGAGCCTCGAACGCATCCGTCAGCGCGCCTCCGATCTCCCGGATCGCATGGAGCGCGAGAACATCGATTTCTACGAAAAGGTGCGCGAAGGTTACCTCGTCCTGGCCAAAGGCATGCCCGACCGCTTTGTCGTGATCGACGGCACTTTGTCCGCCGACGCGATTGAGAAAAAAGTCTGGCACGCCGTGTCTGAACGTCTGGCCTCTCCCGCCGTGCTGGTCTGA
- a CDS encoding DNA polymerase III subunit gamma/tau: MSSAVSWPASLVGTPAVAVIEQAIARQRLSHSILLHGDDHATLLGVAQAIADRLLNTPSAPASFPPDEHPDCFALRPAGKMRQISADATRELIGKLQVSPAVAPRKVAILHEVDRMNLIAANIFLKTLEEPPANSVLLLLTTRPYALLPTIRSRVLHFRFPSSGTTFDAHGWPEWLADYRAWLGRLAAGVSSKRDAADYVFTAYGLIARFSHTLEAATTEAWEIEKQRLPADLEEAEQIAIETGLTNGLRLRLFAEIATATSAFALPQLADPATSEPERATLRRALGHAIDRLERDTGLLRLNLNELAALEDFLLSSLRIWAKR; this comes from the coding sequence ATGAGTTCTGCTGTTTCCTGGCCGGCCTCCCTCGTCGGCACGCCCGCCGTCGCGGTGATCGAGCAGGCCATCGCCCGCCAGCGCCTCTCGCACAGCATCCTTCTGCACGGCGACGATCACGCCACGCTCCTCGGCGTGGCGCAGGCGATCGCCGACCGCCTGCTCAACACCCCCTCCGCGCCCGCCTCGTTCCCGCCCGACGAACATCCCGACTGCTTCGCGCTGCGCCCGGCCGGCAAGATGCGCCAGATCTCCGCCGACGCCACCCGCGAGCTCATCGGCAAACTCCAAGTTTCACCTGCCGTCGCCCCGCGCAAAGTCGCGATTCTCCACGAGGTCGACCGCATGAACCTCATCGCGGCCAACATTTTTCTCAAAACCCTCGAAGAGCCCCCGGCCAACTCCGTTCTTCTCCTGCTCACCACGCGGCCCTACGCGCTCCTGCCCACCATCCGCAGCCGCGTCCTCCATTTCCGCTTCCCTTCCTCCGGCACGACCTTCGATGCTCATGGCTGGCCCGAATGGCTCGCCGACTATCGCGCCTGGCTCGGCCGCCTCGCCGCCGGCGTCTCCAGCAAACGCGACGCCGCCGACTACGTTTTCACCGCTTACGGTTTGATCGCCCGCTTCAGCCACACGCTCGAAGCCGCCACCACCGAGGCGTGGGAAATCGAAAAGCAACGCCTTCCTGCCGACCTCGAAGAAGCCGAGCAGATCGCGATCGAAACCGGCCTGACCAACGGTCTCCGCCTCCGCCTCTTCGCCGAGATTGCGACCGCCACGAGCGCCTTCGCCCTGCCCCAACTCGCCGATCCCGCCACCAGCGAGCCGGAGCGCGCCACCCTCCGCCGCGCCCTCGGCCACGCCATCGACCGCCTCGAGCGCGACACCGGCCTTCTCCGCCTCAACTTGAACGAGTTGGCCGCGCTCGAAGATTTTCTCCTCAGCTCCCTCCGGATCTGGGCGAAACGGTAA
- a CDS encoding glycoside hydrolase family 2 TIM barrel-domain containing protein encodes MLTASMELLQTGALKTWQNPETLSLNRLAARATLYPFPTAAAARANRREGSPWWRSLNGEWDFRLVARPEDVPAEFVRAEYTLGAEWSKLPVPSNWTMHGHDRPHYTNVEMPFPDLPPHVPDANPTGLYRTTLAVPAEWAGRRVVLHVGGAESVLYVWVDGQPVGLGKDSRLPSEFDVTPFVRAGGTHTLAVAVVKWSDASFIEDQDQWWMGGIHRDVYVYSQAPHFIQDVFVRGDVAADLRSGKLWAEVQLGAPDVEAKGCRVRVQLYDPNGRAVGKRAEGTPTNDFWQRARRIVTFAMPVRAPKLWSAETPQLYRVVVTLIGPDGRAIEHTGCRVGFRRVEVRDRQLLINGAPVRLHGVNRHEHDDTRGKAVTHEGMRRDAEVMKRFNVNAVRTSHYPNDPHWYAVCDEVGLYVFDEANIESHAFYHEVCRDTRYAPAMFDRGVRMVERDKNHACIVAWSLGNESGYSPVHDAMAAWMRGRDPSRVVHYEGAITFDWRGGRAATDLVCPMYPEIAKIEAWAQSLAKDDPRPLIMCEYSHAMGNSNGSLADYFAAFDRHRGLQGGFIWEWVDHGLKQRTADGREFWAYGGDFGDTPSDKNFVCDGLVWPDRTPHPGLVEYKHLAQPVRVHAIDGRRGKFRVENRRWFTSLADLRGEWELLADGVRVARGKLPRLRTAPQASEAVTVPWPKTLPTGVELHVTFRFRLSRATADGPAGHEVAWNQFALSRATKKAATKKISGKVEVSETPRGWSICAGGTELSVDREAGVIEKWRVGGREVITRGPQLNVWRAATDNDGLKLFKEVKWGVSRMLPQWLGAGYDRLELRDTRVTCRRSANTTEVRIAQTWWCPGAGRPIGHRHVYRVTGDGRVTVENRIEVDRALPELPRLGVSLVMPAGLEQVAWFGRGPEENYRDRNTAALVGRYAGTVAGQYVPYILPQEHGNKTEVRWLEVSDARGAGVRFEGAPLMEASVSHFTAADLFAAAHTTDLVARPEVHVNLDLAQRGLGTASCGPDTLPAYRIEPGRYRFAFTVSPRSGGS; translated from the coding sequence GTGCTGACCGCCTCTATGGAGCTCCTCCAGACTGGCGCGCTGAAGACCTGGCAAAACCCTGAAACGCTGTCGCTCAACCGCCTCGCGGCGCGGGCAACGCTCTATCCGTTCCCCACCGCAGCGGCGGCGCGTGCGAACCGGCGGGAAGGTTCGCCGTGGTGGCGGTCGTTGAACGGCGAATGGGATTTCCGGCTCGTCGCGCGGCCGGAGGATGTGCCGGCGGAATTTGTGCGCGCGGAGTATACGTTGGGCGCGGAGTGGTCGAAGTTGCCGGTGCCGAGCAACTGGACGATGCACGGGCACGATCGTCCGCACTACACGAACGTGGAAATGCCGTTTCCCGACCTGCCACCGCACGTGCCGGATGCGAATCCCACGGGGCTTTACCGGACGACGCTGGCGGTGCCGGCGGAGTGGGCCGGACGGCGGGTGGTGCTGCACGTGGGCGGCGCAGAGAGTGTGCTTTATGTGTGGGTCGACGGTCAGCCGGTGGGACTCGGGAAGGACAGTCGTCTCCCGTCAGAGTTTGACGTGACGCCGTTCGTGCGCGCCGGCGGGACGCACACGCTCGCGGTGGCCGTCGTGAAGTGGTCGGATGCGAGTTTTATCGAAGATCAGGATCAGTGGTGGATGGGCGGGATTCATCGCGACGTGTATGTGTATTCGCAGGCGCCGCATTTCATCCAAGATGTGTTCGTGCGGGGCGACGTGGCGGCGGATTTGCGCAGTGGAAAACTGTGGGCGGAGGTGCAGCTCGGCGCGCCGGACGTCGAAGCCAAGGGCTGCCGCGTGCGGGTGCAGCTTTACGATCCGAACGGGCGCGCGGTGGGAAAGCGCGCGGAAGGCACGCCGACGAATGATTTCTGGCAGCGCGCGCGTCGGATCGTGACGTTCGCCATGCCGGTGCGGGCGCCGAAATTGTGGTCGGCAGAAACGCCGCAGCTTTATCGGGTGGTGGTCACGTTGATCGGGCCGGATGGACGGGCGATCGAACACACGGGGTGTCGCGTGGGGTTCCGCCGCGTTGAGGTGCGCGACCGGCAGTTGCTCATCAACGGGGCGCCGGTGCGGTTGCATGGCGTGAATCGCCACGAGCACGATGATACGCGCGGCAAGGCGGTGACGCACGAAGGCATGCGACGGGATGCGGAGGTGATGAAACGTTTCAACGTGAATGCCGTGCGGACCTCGCACTACCCGAACGATCCGCATTGGTATGCTGTGTGCGACGAAGTGGGGTTGTATGTTTTCGACGAGGCCAACATCGAATCGCACGCGTTCTATCATGAGGTGTGCCGCGACACGCGTTACGCGCCGGCGATGTTCGATCGCGGCGTGCGCATGGTGGAGCGCGACAAGAATCACGCGTGCATCGTGGCGTGGTCGCTGGGCAACGAGAGCGGCTACAGTCCGGTCCACGATGCCATGGCGGCGTGGATGCGCGGGCGCGATCCGAGCCGGGTCGTGCACTACGAAGGGGCGATCACGTTTGACTGGCGGGGCGGACGGGCGGCGACCGATCTCGTGTGTCCGATGTATCCGGAGATCGCGAAGATCGAGGCCTGGGCGCAATCGCTGGCGAAGGACGATCCGCGGCCGTTGATCATGTGCGAATACTCGCACGCGATGGGCAACAGCAACGGGAGTCTCGCGGATTACTTTGCGGCGTTTGACCGGCACCGCGGGTTGCAGGGCGGATTCATCTGGGAGTGGGTCGATCACGGGCTCAAGCAGCGCACGGCGGACGGGCGCGAGTTCTGGGCTTATGGCGGCGATTTTGGCGACACGCCGAGCGACAAGAATTTCGTTTGCGATGGGCTCGTCTGGCCGGACCGCACGCCGCATCCCGGCCTCGTCGAATACAAACATCTCGCTCAGCCGGTGCGGGTGCACGCGATCGATGGGCGGCGGGGAAAGTTTCGCGTGGAAAACCGGCGGTGGTTTACCTCGTTGGCGGATCTGCGGGGCGAATGGGAATTACTGGCGGACGGCGTGCGCGTGGCGCGCGGAAAATTGCCGCGGCTGCGAACGGCTCCGCAAGCGAGCGAAGCGGTGACGGTGCCGTGGCCGAAAACGCTGCCGACGGGAGTGGAGTTGCACGTGACGTTTCGTTTCCGGCTCAGCCGCGCGACGGCGGATGGTCCGGCGGGGCACGAGGTGGCGTGGAACCAGTTCGCGTTGTCACGAGCGACGAAGAAAGCGGCGACCAAGAAGATTTCGGGGAAAGTCGAAGTGAGTGAAACGCCGAGGGGTTGGAGCATTTGCGCCGGCGGGACGGAGCTGAGCGTCGATCGCGAAGCGGGCGTGATCGAGAAATGGCGGGTGGGCGGACGAGAAGTCATCACGCGCGGGCCGCAGTTGAACGTGTGGCGCGCGGCGACCGACAACGATGGGCTGAAACTTTTCAAGGAGGTGAAGTGGGGCGTGTCGCGCATGCTGCCACAGTGGCTCGGCGCGGGTTACGACCGGTTGGAACTGCGGGACACCCGCGTGACGTGCCGGCGCAGTGCGAATACAACGGAGGTGCGCATCGCGCAGACCTGGTGGTGTCCGGGCGCGGGCCGGCCGATCGGGCATCGACACGTTTACCGCGTCACCGGCGACGGCCGCGTGACAGTGGAGAATCGTATTGAGGTGGACCGTGCGCTGCCGGAGCTGCCGCGGTTGGGAGTGTCGTTGGTAATGCCGGCGGGTTTGGAGCAAGTCGCGTGGTTTGGCCGCGGGCCGGAAGAGAATTATCGCGATCGCAACACGGCCGCGCTCGTGGGGCGTTACGCGGGGACGGTGGCGGGCCAATACGTGCCTTACATCCTGCCGCAGGAGCACGGCAACAAGACGGAGGTGCGGTGGTTGGAGGTGAGCGATGCGCGGGGCGCGGGCGTGCGTTTCGAAGGCGCGCCGTTGATGGAGGCGTCGGTCAGCCATTTTACCGCGGCGGATTTGTTTGCGGCGGCGCATACCACGGACCTGGTGGCGCGGCCGGAGGTGCACGTGAATCTCGATTTAGCGCAACGCGGGCTCGGGACGGCGAGCTGCGGTCCGGATACGCTGCCGGCGTATCGCATCGAGCCGGGGCGGTATCGGTTCGCGTTTACCGTTTCGCCCAGATCCGGAGGGAGCTGA
- a CDS encoding alpha/beta fold hydrolase encodes MSVHFLRVLTVGVVNLFHRDLGGAGRPRLVILHGLLGSSRNWQTVGRELAGSFHVQALDLRNHGGSAHAEPMEYEAMVEDVVGWLDAQAEGARVTLLGHSMGGKVAMLLACRHPERLRQLIVVDIAPRDYHSEAHRGEFEAMNELRLEELHSRAEAELRFEARVPDWAMRKFLTTNLERTEDGRWRWLINLPVLTETLPVLERDALRETDRFGGPTLFVAGGKSRYVTAADHAAVRRHFPAAEIVTMPEAGHNPHMETREAFVALIKAHTAQ; translated from the coding sequence TTGTCAGTCCATTTTCTCCGTGTGCTCACTGTGGGGGTGGTAAATCTTTTTCATCGCGATCTCGGAGGAGCGGGGCGGCCGCGGCTGGTGATTCTGCACGGGCTGCTGGGATCGTCGCGCAACTGGCAGACGGTGGGACGCGAACTGGCGGGCAGCTTCCATGTGCAAGCGTTGGATTTGCGCAACCACGGCGGGTCGGCGCACGCGGAGCCGATGGAGTATGAGGCGATGGTGGAGGACGTGGTGGGTTGGCTCGATGCGCAGGCGGAGGGAGCGCGGGTGACATTGCTGGGCCACAGCATGGGCGGGAAAGTGGCGATGCTGCTGGCGTGCCGGCACCCGGAGCGATTGCGGCAGTTGATCGTGGTGGATATCGCGCCGCGGGATTACCATTCGGAGGCGCATCGCGGGGAGTTCGAGGCGATGAATGAGCTGCGATTGGAGGAGCTGCACTCGCGGGCGGAGGCCGAGCTGCGGTTCGAGGCGCGCGTGCCGGATTGGGCGATGCGAAAATTCCTCACGACGAATCTGGAACGCACGGAGGACGGCCGCTGGCGATGGCTGATCAATCTGCCGGTGCTGACCGAGACGCTGCCCGTGCTGGAACGCGATGCATTGCGCGAGACGGATCGCTTTGGTGGGCCGACGCTGTTCGTCGCAGGCGGAAAGTCGCGTTATGTGACGGCGGCGGATCATGCGGCGGTGCGGCGGCATTTCCCGGCGGCGGAGATCGTCACGATGCCGGAGGCGGGGCACAATCCACACATGGAGACGCGGGAGGCGTTTGTGGCGCTGATAAAAGCGCACACGGCGCAGTGA
- the mutS gene encoding DNA mismatch repair protein MutS, translating into MSSPPEKLTPMMQQYFDVKRGLPRDTLLLFRLGDFYEMFFDDAVLASQLLGLTLTKRQDYPMAGLPYHAADSYVTKLLAAGKKVALCDQQEPAVPGKLVRRQVSRILSPGTTLSANQLDAARNHYLCALACDRAGLHAAWLDLSTGEFRVATDALLDNLLPVLTALNPAELVLTEGDLARWQAAPHDQIALHALHQFCAPRLCTELPGYHFEPGLGAQTVTTALGVLNLQGFGLAPDHPALGPAGALVHYATENLCAKPENLRSLQEYRSTRTLLLDPATLRNLEIFQSTRGTREGSLLSAVNRTVTSAGARLLERWMAAPTLDLAEISRRQSLVGELVERPGTLGGLHDSLGQVRDIPRILGRLQNRIRNPRELGGVRDTLAQIPPLRACLTGAGPATALAALGAQLAELPALRAHLAAALADELPADLNDGNFIRAGFDPELDRMRALTSGNKTWLSDLERTEQERTGIKSLKVRYNSVFGYYIEITKANLHLAPSDYVRKQTTVNGERFITDALKQKEKEIFHAEENALHRELTLFNELVAAVLDHSVALAQTADHLAALDVLAGWAALAREWDYCRPVLDDADALEITDGRHPVVEQMMKSDRSLHAGSAAFVPNDTVLACDDAQLMLITGPNMAGKSTYIRQVALITLLAQIGCWVPAKACRIGLVDRIFSRVGASDDLARGNSTFMVEMNETANILNNATDRSLIILDEIGRGTSTYDGLAIAWSVVEHLHRSPERGPRTLFATHYQELTQLEKHLPRLRNFSVAVKEWNDEIVFVRRVIPGAADRSYGIQVARLAGLPLSVIDRAKTILAKLESDDATVSLPAPTVRPKKKISVTPTDDSQLSLL; encoded by the coding sequence ATGTCCTCGCCTCCCGAAAAACTCACGCCGATGATGCAGCAATACTTCGACGTGAAACGCGGCCTCCCGCGCGACACGCTGCTGCTCTTCCGCCTCGGCGATTTCTACGAAATGTTTTTCGACGACGCTGTGCTCGCGTCGCAACTCCTCGGCCTGACGCTTACGAAACGCCAGGACTACCCGATGGCCGGCCTCCCCTATCACGCCGCCGATTCCTACGTCACCAAACTGCTCGCCGCCGGCAAAAAAGTGGCCCTCTGCGACCAGCAGGAGCCCGCCGTTCCCGGCAAACTCGTGCGCCGCCAAGTCTCCCGCATCCTCAGCCCCGGCACCACCCTCTCCGCCAACCAGCTCGACGCCGCGCGCAACCACTACCTCTGCGCCCTCGCCTGCGACCGCGCCGGCCTCCACGCCGCGTGGCTCGATCTCTCGACCGGTGAATTCCGCGTCGCGACCGACGCTCTCCTCGACAACCTTCTGCCCGTCCTCACCGCGCTCAACCCCGCCGAACTCGTCCTCACCGAAGGCGATCTCGCCCGCTGGCAGGCCGCCCCGCACGATCAAATTGCGCTCCACGCGCTCCATCAATTTTGCGCGCCGCGACTCTGCACCGAGTTGCCCGGCTACCATTTTGAACCCGGCCTCGGCGCCCAAACCGTCACGACCGCCCTCGGCGTGCTCAATCTGCAAGGCTTCGGCCTCGCGCCCGACCATCCCGCGCTTGGCCCGGCCGGCGCACTGGTGCATTACGCGACGGAAAATCTCTGCGCCAAACCCGAGAACCTCCGCTCGCTGCAGGAATATCGCAGCACCCGCACCCTCCTGCTCGACCCCGCCACACTGCGCAACCTCGAGATCTTCCAGTCCACCCGCGGCACCCGCGAGGGCTCTCTTCTCTCCGCGGTCAATCGCACCGTCACCTCAGCGGGCGCCCGCCTCCTCGAACGCTGGATGGCCGCCCCCACCCTCGACCTCGCCGAAATCAGCCGCCGCCAGTCCCTCGTCGGCGAACTCGTCGAGCGTCCCGGCACCCTTGGCGGGTTGCACGACTCGCTCGGCCAGGTCCGCGATATCCCGCGCATCCTCGGCCGCCTCCAAAACCGGATCCGCAATCCCCGCGAGCTCGGCGGCGTGCGCGATACCCTCGCACAAATCCCCCCGCTCCGCGCCTGCCTGACCGGCGCCGGTCCCGCCACCGCCCTCGCCGCCTTGGGCGCCCAGCTCGCCGAGCTCCCCGCATTGCGCGCCCACCTCGCCGCCGCCCTCGCCGACGAGCTCCCCGCCGATCTCAACGACGGCAATTTCATCCGCGCAGGCTTCGATCCCGAGCTCGACCGCATGCGCGCCCTCACCAGCGGCAACAAAACCTGGCTCTCCGACCTCGAGCGCACCGAGCAGGAGCGCACCGGCATCAAGAGCCTGAAGGTCCGCTACAATTCCGTCTTCGGTTACTACATCGAAATCACGAAGGCCAATCTCCACCTCGCGCCCTCCGACTACGTGCGCAAGCAGACCACCGTGAACGGCGAGCGCTTCATCACCGACGCGCTTAAGCAGAAGGAAAAGGAAATCTTCCACGCCGAGGAAAACGCGCTGCACCGTGAGCTCACGTTGTTCAACGAGCTCGTCGCCGCCGTCCTCGACCACTCCGTCGCCCTCGCGCAAACCGCCGATCATCTCGCCGCCCTCGACGTCCTCGCCGGCTGGGCCGCCCTCGCCCGCGAATGGGACTATTGCCGCCCCGTGCTCGACGACGCCGACGCCCTCGAAATCACCGACGGCCGCCATCCCGTCGTCGAGCAGATGATGAAGAGCGACCGCAGCCTGCACGCCGGCTCTGCCGCGTTCGTGCCCAACGACACCGTCCTCGCCTGCGACGACGCCCAACTCATGCTCATCACCGGTCCCAACATGGCCGGTAAATCGACCTACATCCGCCAGGTCGCGCTCATCACGCTCCTCGCGCAAATCGGCTGCTGGGTGCCCGCGAAAGCCTGCCGCATCGGTCTCGTCGATCGCATCTTCTCGCGCGTCGGCGCCAGCGACGATCTCGCCCGCGGCAACTCCACGTTCATGGTCGAGATGAACGAGACCGCCAACATCCTCAACAACGCCACCGATCGCTCGCTCATCATCCTCGACGAAATCGGCCGCGGCACCTCCACCTACGACGGCCTCGCCATCGCCTGGTCCGTCGTCGAACACCTCCACCGCTCGCCCGAACGCGGCCCGCGCACGCTCTTCGCCACGCACTACCAAGAGCTCACGCAACTCGAGAAACACCTCCCCCGCCTGCGCAACTTCTCCGTCGCCGTGAAGGAATGGAACGACGAGATCGTCTTCGTCCGGCGTGTCATTCCCGGCGCCGCCGATCGCAGCTACGGCATCCAGGTCGCCCGCCTCGCCGGCCTGCCGCTCAGCGTCATCGACCGCGCGAAAACCATCCTCGCGAAATTGGAGAGCGACGACGCCACCGTTTCCCTTCCCGCGCCGACCGTGCGCCCGAAAAAGAAAATCAGCGTCACCCCCACCGACGACTCCCAGCTCAGTTTGCTGTGA
- a CDS encoding type II toxin-antitoxin system VapC family toxin, whose amino-acid sequence MYLDTCVLAKLFVNEPDSAACVAKVSGSVIVTSELAYGELFSTLLRKERAKEINAAQRSLLWAEFERQVQEESIYLAVLDGTIARKAKDVMLDVHPHVPLRTLDAIHLATYLSVITGSFFTKDQRMREAARLLEIPLVE is encoded by the coding sequence ATGTATCTCGACACCTGCGTCCTCGCGAAACTGTTCGTCAACGAGCCGGATTCCGCGGCCTGCGTGGCCAAGGTTTCCGGCTCGGTGATTGTGACCTCGGAGCTGGCGTATGGGGAGCTGTTCTCGACGCTGCTGCGAAAGGAGCGGGCGAAGGAAATCAACGCAGCGCAGCGCTCGCTGTTGTGGGCGGAGTTCGAGCGGCAAGTGCAGGAAGAAAGCATTTATCTCGCGGTGCTCGACGGCACGATCGCACGGAAGGCGAAGGATGTGATGCTCGACGTGCACCCACACGTGCCGTTGCGCACATTGGACGCGATCCACCTCGCGACGTATCTGTCGGTGATCACCGGCTCGTTTTTCACGAAGGATCAGCGGATGCGCGAGGCGGCGAGACTGCTGGAAATTCCGCTCGTGGAGTGA
- a CDS encoding type II toxin-antitoxin system Phd/YefM family antitoxin, translated as MKRKGREKGKEYPEVKDAAAQIREDAAAYGLRRDVLGVREAKDQLSALLQRASGGEEIVITSDGRPTAMIVRYKPVIRGKPYQPNRELMRSMPMTSDSTPHIRAERDSGP; from the coding sequence ATGAAGAGAAAAGGACGGGAAAAAGGTAAAGAATATCCCGAAGTGAAGGATGCGGCGGCGCAGATCCGGGAGGATGCGGCAGCCTATGGGTTGCGCCGTGATGTGCTGGGCGTTCGCGAGGCGAAGGACCAACTTTCGGCGCTTCTGCAGCGGGCGTCGGGCGGAGAGGAAATCGTGATCACGAGCGACGGCCGGCCGACGGCGATGATCGTGCGTTACAAACCGGTGATCCGCGGGAAACCCTATCAGCCAAACCGGGAGTTGATGCGCTCGATGCCGATGACCTCGGATTCGACGCCCCACATCCGGGCGGAACGCGACAGCGGCCCGTGA